AGTCTAAAAATAAAACCTCCATCAAACCAAATAGAGTCTAAAAATGTATCTAAAAGATCCATATAAATATGATGTATCATACATGTataatttatttgtttgattaaacatgtGATTATTGGTCTTGGGATAGACCATATGCTGATATGCTTGCCCACATAAGTTTAAACCCAAATCTCTATCTGACCCAACTAAAACCGACTAtaggttaaaccaattgtttagGATAAAACTACATTTCGCACCTTAAATCATGCCCATCATATTTCTTTACAAGGCTGGCCCAATTAAACGCATGTCGTTTTTTAGCCAATGGGTTGGGCTCGTATTGATCAAATACGTTTATAGTTAACAAACGTTCATGCCCAACAAACCTAGCTCAATTAAACTCATACTACGTACCATTGTTGAGCCAACGGGTAGGACTAGCGTTGATCAAATCTATTTGTAATTAACAAACGTTTCTGGAACACTTTGACTAGGCTTAAAGACTACTCCATACTCCATAGTAGTGAAACAAGTGATCAGTGAAGTGAACCAACACGGAAGTCTTTAACGGAGGTATGCTACATCGCTGTCCAAACTTAAATAAATGTGTACAAGTGTTGCTAACTTCTTATATACTGTTAGCggtaatataagtattgtcattgttatatatatactgtcattgttgtattaaaatactgtcacaatcacccaaaaaaagaaaattatgtatacaagtgtaatgaaatagaaaaagtaaagggatcacttaaatgaatggataaaagtgttgcatattaaatgaatagataaaaatatgtatacaagtgttataTACGAAGTAAGTATTATCATCGTTTacataaatactgtcattgttgtattaaaatactgtcattgttgtatcaaTTAATGTCATATTGCCGATATTTAGtaatttgtttgacttttcaactcatatAGCGAAAATACCATTTTACACTGGGTATGGACTCTTTTTGTCGCTGTCCACCGGCGATGTAGCATTCCTCGTCTTTAACGTACTTAAATTAGTGTTGTACCCACAAAAGTTTAAAGTTTAAACCAACGTCCACATAGGAGAGAATCTCGTACTCTATAATGTCTGTAATCTGTATTCCGTGTGATGAATGATACTTGAACGAGTTGAGTCTTCCAAAACTCACCTTAAACTAGTCAGACCACACTCGCTGACTCACTCACTCCAATAGTCCAATTCCGTCTTCTTTATTAGAATTGTGACTCCTAAACTGAGTAGATCAAGAATCTTATTTTATGTAACGCAATGTATTTAAACCTAAGTTAATtcggaataataataatataattgtaTAAATACTTCATCAAATTGCAGCACACCAGACAACTAAAACAAAAcctcccctttctctctcctctctttctctaTCGGGGAGTGGGCGGGTGTAGTTTTTTCAATCTTAATCCTAAACAAAATAACAAATTTGTATTACCTTTTATCAATTTTccattctaattttttttttttgaaaatttactcattttttcttttgattgttGCGCAAAATTACGATTTTGAAATATACCTCTTTGAAATCAATTAATTGGTTTTGCTGCAAAGCCTCCGTTGTTAAAAGAAAAACCCTagcaaattttgttatttttttctgTGATTTTACTATATGGAGTGGGATAAATTGAAAGTTTGTAATGGGAATGAAAATGGGTTTTTAACGAATTGCAATCTGGGGCTTCAATGGAGTATGCCAGAAGAGAATTCTAATTATAAAAGAGGATTGTTTGCAAATGTAGGGCAGGTGGGGTTTAGTGGTGGGGTATCTCCAAATCCTTCAAATCCAAAGGACAATGAAGGGGGTTTTAAGCTTCCATGTATGGATTTGTATGTAAAGTATGTTTCATCTCCAGAAGGGTTCAAAATTGTTGGGATTCCTGAGAATGAGAAAACCGCTAAGAAGAAGAAAAGTAGTCTTAAATTGAAGATTAAGGTTGCTAACCCTTCATTGAGGAGGCTGATTAGCGGGGCGATTGCCGGGGCGGTTTCGAGGACGGCTGTGGCACCACTGGAGACTATTAGGACTCATTTGATGGTTGGGAGTAGTGGACATTCTTCTACTGAAGTGTTCAAAGAAATTATGAAGACTGATGGTTGGACTGGATTGTTTTGTGGGAATTTGATTAATGTTATTCGGGTGGCTCCTAGTAAGGCTATTGAGGTATAACAAACCTTTCATTCTATTcaatcttttttatgtttttttttaaatatttttgctcTTAACATTGTTTTTTGGCCTAGTTGAAATAACAATGCAGTTTGTCTGCCTTGTTTTGGTTATTGGATGTTTTTTTGTTTAGGGGTTGATGCATGTGTTATTTGGGTAAATTCTTGTGAATGATTATGAGTTATGGGAAAGGTCATACAATTACAATTGAGGAATGCATTAGCGTGCAACTATTAGCCGATTTTAGCTAGTTAAATCTTTATCTATACTTGATTGCCTATCCTTCTATTGCAATCAGTATGATTCTTGTCTCTTGATGTGTACATCGAACTTACTCATTACTTACCTTTGACGATGAAGCGCGGTGGTTGTGGGGTTAGATTAAACTTTGCTGTCTTTTGCTGACCGACACTGCTCATTTTTTGGTGATATTACATCAGGACATCTTGCCCCTTGTTATGATATCAGTTTAAATGTATCAACTTTAAGTAAAGTGAACATCCTGATGAAGCTGTACATGTCATTGCTTTTAAACATTGCCATTGTGGTTTACTCAGCGGGAACAGATTGCTCTCCGCTTTCTTGCTAGTAAGAGTAGTAACCATTAAGTTTACATTGGTTGTGGTTCCCTATGCACTTCTCCCCTGAATAAGTTTCAAACCTTTACTATGTGAATGTTGAAAGATAATTCTCAACAATGAGGGAGAAGGAAAAGCTAGTTAAAGAATTATGGATGGTTATATTTTAGTTACTAAAAGACTGGAACATCGTGAAAAGTAGTATAAACTAACAAATTTTCTCTCGTTACTGTTTGAGGGATTGTTGAGGTGGATCCTTCATGGAGTATAAGTGCCGAAAGCAATATCATCCTTGAGCATTGTGTGAGACCACTAATCATAATTAACAGCTAGATTTTAACCTTTGTATTGCTTCTTTGCAAGGGTTTCCTCTAGTTGTCACATTGTGTGGAGTTGTGAAAATGTGGTGGATAATTCTGCTGCAGGTCAACAGTCGGGTTTTTGAGAGACATGGTGCTTGTACCAAACATTGAAGCAAAAAGTATGTTGTTTGCAAATCTCTATTTGACGAAGTTATCACCTAATGAATCGAGTAGCATTTCATTTTATTAACGGTTGGTTTTATGCATTTCTTAGGATTAATTTAGTTTCATAAATATTCACTTGAGCTATTGATAAATGTTATTAATTGCTAAATAATGGGAGATACTTTTCAGTAATTGTGGTTGATGATAgtgttgatttgattttctaatttagtGAAGCGATTCTATGATTTTGCTTGAGTTTCTCGgctttctcttattttattccTGTTTTTGTTGTCAAATGATGATGAGTTACAGAATGCTGTAAAGTTTTGTGGTGAAATCCTTTTGAAAGCTGTCTGCTTGCTCTAAACATCTAATACGGGAAGAGGAGTGCTCTTCTATTATGCTAGCAAAACGTCCCGCTGACATCATAAAACTTTCATTGTTTCTTACTGTAATGCTCTCCTCGTTTCTGTTTATTGAGAATTTATTAGTCCTGCTAACATTGGTGATTTGTGAGTTAGTTTGAGCTCACATGAAGCTTGTTTGCTATAATGACTTTTTATAAATCATAACATGATATCAATATTGGTATAATATATGAGATGATCCATGAATGTACGCTCATAGTTCTCTCTATTTTTTGTATAGCTTCTTACATATGATACAGTGAATAAATTGTTGTCAACAAAGCAAGGAGAACAACCTAAAGTCCCTATCCCACCTTCACTTATTGCGGGGGCCTGTGCTGGGGTCTCTTCTACCATTTTGACATATCCTCTCGAGTTGGTGAAGACCCGATTAACCATACAGGTGCGTCCATCTTCTTATTACATTTATTCTTCTAGAAATATTATCCCACTTATGATTTGTATCATCATATCCTATGTGCTAAAATTAATTTACAGAGGGGTGTATACAACGGTATAGTTGATGCTTTTGTGAAGATTATACGCGAAGAAGGCGCTTCTGAGCTATACAGAGGCCTTGCCCCGAGCTTAATTGGAGTGATTCCATATGCTGCAACCAATTACTGTGCGTATGACACGCTGCGGAAAGCATATCGAAAATTCTTCAAGCAAGAGAAGATTGGCAACATAGAAACCCTGCTGATTGGTTCTTTGGCAGGTGCCATCTCCAGTACTGCAACTTTTCCTCTTGAGGTAGCAAGGAAGCATATGCAAGCAGGGGCTGTTAGTGGAAAGGTATACAAAAACGTGTTGCATGCTTTGGCTACTATCCTAGAGCAGGAAGGAGTACAAGGTCTTTATAGAGGTCTCGGCCCTAGTTGTGTCAAGTTGATGCCAGCTGCTGGGATTTCGTTTATGTGCTACGAAGCGTGCAAGAGGATACTGGTGGAAGATGAAGATGAGGCATAGGAGAGTTTTACCAATTGGAGTTTTTGTACGGCGATTTTACCTTCTGCAACTTTTGTTTTGTCACAAGGCCTTTGCTTGGACTTTGATTCAAATGGCCACTCTATAGGAGTTGATGCTTTTTTCTAGAGATATCacagttttcttttttttcttttttggttaTGAAATGAAGTGAATAACATGCAGAAGGTTTAATTTTGGCTGGTGTTGATTAGTGAAATTTTGAGCAGTTTTGTTTACATGAATGGCAATTCAAGTAGCTGCATTGAAACATTTTTAACGGTGACTTGAATCTGTCGAATTGACCATTTTGTACATCACAGTGTCATCTTTGAAAGCTCCTTCTTAACCCAGAGTCCCAGACACATGGCTGTCAATCTGGTTGGTTTTTATTGAGCCACTGTTTTTGATTTGGTGAGCTATGTTTGTGTAGTGTGCATCGTGGGCTAAAAGGACAGAAATTGGGCGTTAGGAATTCGTGTGTCGCTATTGTTCAAAGTTGCAGCGCTGTAGGTGAACGCGTGAACCTGTGTTCTCAATTATTGCAGAAGTATGAATTACATTACCCTGCATATTGGATTAACAACAAATACAATCAAGTTCTCTAAGAGTGACGATCTTTGCAAGCCATAACTATCGACGAACTTTTACCAGTACTTGATAGTAATTAAAGTGAATGCGACAATCAAAAATCCTATAAGcataacataaataataaatgacaATTTGCAGTGTGAGAAGCCAGTACAAGATTTGTTTCCTTGTGTTACAAAATTGATAGGGAAAGCCTTTGTAGCTAAATCTGTTAGTACAA
This sequence is a window from Spinacia oleracea cultivar Varoflay chromosome 1, BTI_SOV_V1, whole genome shotgun sequence. Protein-coding genes within it:
- the LOC110793392 gene encoding adenine nucleotide transporter BT1, chloroplastic/mitochondrial, coding for MEWDKLKVCNGNENGFLTNCNLGLQWSMPEENSNYKRGLFANVGQVGFSGGVSPNPSNPKDNEGGFKLPCMDLYVKYVSSPEGFKIVGIPENEKTAKKKKSSLKLKIKVANPSLRRLISGAIAGAVSRTAVAPLETIRTHLMVGSSGHSSTEVFKEIMKTDGWTGLFCGNLINVIRVAPSKAIELLTYDTVNKLLSTKQGEQPKVPIPPSLIAGACAGVSSTILTYPLELVKTRLTIQRGVYNGIVDAFVKIIREEGASELYRGLAPSLIGVIPYAATNYCAYDTLRKAYRKFFKQEKIGNIETLLIGSLAGAISSTATFPLEVARKHMQAGAVSGKVYKNVLHALATILEQEGVQGLYRGLGPSCVKLMPAAGISFMCYEACKRILVEDEDEA